GCGGCAATCCTTCGTGTGGATTCGCCCGGGTCAAGTGCCGGCAATGCGACAAAGAATACCTGTTACACTTTTCCTGTAAAACGAGGTGCTTTTGCCCTTCCTGTCATGCCAAGAGGCTGGAAGAATGGGGTGAGGGGACAGGATCAATCTCCA
The Acidobacteriota bacterium genome window above contains:
- a CDS encoding transposase zinc-binding domain-containing protein — encoded protein: MYGYFRPVVKNVVEKYLDCGNPSCGFARVKCRQCDKEYLLHFSCKTRCFCPSCHAKRLEEWGEGTGSIS